In Nocardia sp. NBC_00403, one DNA window encodes the following:
- a CDS encoding SDR family oxidoreductase, which yields MTSTILLTGGTGTLGGHVTPLLREAGYRIRLLSRSTREATEGIEYVTGDLLKGEGIDAAVAGVDTIVHLAGGPKGDDIATQNLVQAAAAAGVQHFVHISVIGADTIPLGYFKAKLGAERAIIESGQPYTILRAAQFHDLALKTVQAMAKMPIVPAPHAIRWQPVDSREVAARLVELANGAPAGLVTDLAGPTVYTLPELIRSYLTAVGKRRPFLPIRVPGKAGKAYRAGVNLNLDNARIGKRTWEDFLTEQLG from the coding sequence ATGACCTCGACCATCCTGCTCACCGGCGGCACCGGCACCCTCGGCGGCCACGTCACGCCGCTGCTGCGGGAGGCCGGCTACCGGATTCGGCTGCTGAGCCGCAGCACCCGCGAGGCCACCGAGGGCATCGAATACGTGACCGGTGACCTCCTGAAAGGCGAAGGCATCGATGCGGCGGTAGCCGGTGTCGACACCATCGTGCACCTTGCGGGCGGCCCCAAGGGCGATGACATCGCCACGCAGAACCTGGTGCAGGCCGCCGCGGCCGCGGGCGTGCAGCACTTCGTACACATCTCGGTCATCGGCGCGGACACCATCCCGCTCGGGTACTTCAAGGCCAAGCTCGGCGCGGAGCGCGCCATCATCGAGTCCGGCCAGCCGTACACGATCCTGCGGGCCGCCCAGTTCCACGACCTGGCGCTGAAGACGGTGCAGGCGATGGCGAAGATGCCGATCGTCCCGGCTCCCCACGCGATCCGGTGGCAGCCGGTCGATTCGCGTGAGGTGGCGGCCCGCCTGGTCGAGCTGGCGAACGGCGCCCCGGCCGGTCTGGTGACGGATTTGGCCGGCCCCACGGTATACACGCTGCCGGAGCTGATCCGCAGCTACTTGACGGCCGTCGGCAAGCGCCGCCCGTTCCTGCCGATCCGGGTGCCGGGCAAGGCGGGCAAGGCTTACCGTGCGGGCGTCAATCTCAATCTCGACAACGCGCGAATCGGCAAGCGCACTTGGGAGGACTTCCTCACCGAACAGCTGGGCTGA
- a CDS encoding SAM-dependent methyltransferase, producing the protein MTETSESNATQEFWEEFYRDRDQVWSGNPNPLLVREVADLTPGTALDLGCGEGGDAIWLAGHGWRVTAVDVSATALRRAAGHAQDAGVGDRIVWAEHDLAQSFPDGSFDLVTAQFFHSPVAQADERTDVLRRAAAAVSPGGVLLIAGHAGWPSFVHEHDAPFDVHFPTIPEVIDGLGLDTTAWQVETTDEVQREVTGPDGQSGHRADTVVRIRRLR; encoded by the coding sequence ATGACCGAGACCTCTGAATCGAACGCCACCCAGGAGTTCTGGGAGGAGTTCTATCGAGACCGCGACCAGGTCTGGTCCGGGAATCCCAACCCGCTGCTGGTGCGTGAAGTTGCCGACCTGACACCGGGAACTGCGCTCGACCTCGGCTGCGGCGAAGGCGGCGACGCCATCTGGCTGGCCGGACACGGATGGCGGGTCACCGCGGTCGATGTGTCCGCGACCGCCTTGCGGCGCGCCGCAGGGCATGCACAGGATGCAGGCGTCGGGGACCGGATCGTCTGGGCCGAACACGATCTGGCGCAGTCGTTTCCGGATGGGTCGTTCGATCTGGTGACCGCGCAGTTCTTCCATTCGCCGGTCGCGCAGGCCGATGAGCGGACCGACGTGCTGCGGCGGGCCGCGGCGGCGGTGTCGCCCGGTGGGGTGTTGCTGATCGCCGGTCACGCCGGGTGGCCGTCGTTCGTGCACGAGCACGACGCGCCCTTCGACGTGCACTTCCCGACGATCCCGGAGGTCATCGACGGACTCGGCCTCGACACGACGGCCTGGCAGGTCGAGACGACCGACGAAGTCCAGCGCGAGGTGACCGGGCCGGACGGTCAGAGCGGGCACCGGGCCGACACTGTCGTGCGCATTCGACGCCTCCGGTAG
- a CDS encoding bifunctional glycosyltransferase family 2/GtrA family protein — MTETATAVHRAEPTEAVIAPVLDVVIPVYNEETDLGVCVRRLHEYLRAGFPFPARITIADNASTDDTMQVARLLADELDDVRVVHLDDKGRGRALRTVWEQSDAQVVAYMDVDLSTDLNALLPLVAPLITGHSDLAIGTRLSASSRVVRGPKREIISRCYNLLLKASLQAHFSDAQCGFKAMRTEVARRLLPLVRDGEWFFDTELLVLAERAGLRIHEVPVDWIDDPDSRVDIVDTARKDLLGIARLGRALATGALPLEELRRAIGREPLVAGVPLGMVGQLVRFAIVGISSTLAYLLLYVVLQSFIGAQPANFLALLITAVGNTAANRAFTFGVRGVRGAVSHQFQGLVIFGIGLALTSGSLFTLHHWAPDAPVHLELFVLVMANLIATLTRFVGLRWVFRNPADRRVLDTAAHGEEGGLR; from the coding sequence ATGACCGAAACCGCGACCGCCGTGCACCGGGCGGAGCCGACCGAAGCGGTGATCGCCCCCGTGCTGGATGTGGTGATCCCCGTCTACAACGAGGAGACCGACCTCGGGGTATGCGTGCGTCGGCTACACGAGTACCTGCGCGCCGGATTTCCGTTCCCGGCGCGCATCACCATTGCCGACAATGCGAGCACCGACGACACCATGCAGGTCGCACGGCTGCTCGCCGACGAACTCGACGACGTGCGAGTAGTGCATCTGGACGACAAAGGGCGGGGCAGAGCGCTGCGGACGGTGTGGGAGCAATCCGACGCCCAGGTGGTCGCCTACATGGACGTCGACCTGTCCACCGACCTCAATGCCCTGCTCCCCTTGGTCGCCCCACTGATCACCGGGCATTCCGATCTCGCGATCGGCACCCGATTGAGCGCGTCGTCGCGCGTGGTGCGCGGCCCCAAGCGCGAGATCATTTCCCGCTGCTACAACCTGCTACTGAAAGCCTCACTGCAGGCGCACTTCTCGGATGCGCAGTGCGGATTCAAGGCGATGCGCACCGAGGTCGCGCGCCGGTTGCTGCCGCTGGTACGGGACGGTGAGTGGTTCTTCGACACCGAGCTGCTCGTGCTGGCGGAGCGAGCCGGGCTGCGCATTCACGAAGTGCCGGTCGACTGGATCGATGACCCCGACAGCCGCGTCGACATCGTCGACACGGCGCGCAAAGACCTGCTCGGCATCGCCAGACTCGGTCGGGCGCTGGCGACCGGTGCACTGCCGCTGGAGGAGTTGCGCCGCGCGATCGGGCGCGAGCCGCTGGTGGCGGGCGTGCCGCTCGGCATGGTCGGTCAGTTGGTACGCTTCGCCATTGTCGGGATCTCGAGCACCCTCGCTTACCTGCTGCTTTACGTTGTCCTGCAATCGTTCATCGGTGCGCAGCCCGCCAACTTCCTCGCGCTGTTGATCACCGCGGTCGGCAATACGGCCGCCAACCGTGCCTTCACCTTCGGGGTGCGCGGGGTGCGCGGGGCGGTGTCGCACCAGTTCCAGGGTTTGGTGATCTTCGGAATCGGCCTGGCGTTAACCAGCGGATCGCTGTTCACGCTGCATCATTGGGCCCCGGATGCGCCGGTCCATCTCGAGCTGTTCGTGCTGGTGATGGCCAATCTGATCGCCACGCTGACCCGATTCGTCGGGCTACGTTGGGTTTTCCGGAACCCTGCCGATCGACGCGTGTTGGACACCGCGGCCCACGGTGAGGAAGGAGGTCTCCGATAA
- a CDS encoding glycosyltransferase family 39 protein, whose amino-acid sequence MTTLIDSRPAATVAEPPSKRDIRWEYPALAVLLIGTAAAYLCNLSSSGWANSFYSAAVQAGSVSWKAFFFGSSDAANSITVDKPPASLWLMELSVRAFGLNSWSILVPEVLLGVASVALLWATVRRPFGPAAGLLAGLALAVTPVAALMFRFNNPDALLVFLMVAAAWAMTRAVADGRTRWLVLTGVLIGFGFLTKQLQVLLVVPALALTYLIAGPPKLGKRIWQLLAAGAAMIAGAGWWLLIVELWPASSRPWIGGSHTNSILDLTLGYNGLGRLNGNERGSVGPGGELPAGGNGMWGSAGITRMFEPAQGGQIAWLIPAALVALVVGILLRGKATRTDQQRAALVLWGGWLLVTGLVFSFMAGIFHQYYTVALAPAVAALAGAGVVLLWRGRHRLWVRSALALAVGLTTATAWMLLSRSESFVPWLRWAVLVVGVIATVAVAFPAPRKLAIGSALAVAFVGLAGPVAYTVDTIATGHAGAIPSAGPNVGGGHRPPWGEGAFGMNGPDGGPGGAMPGADGRNSQPNSRIPNGGGRTDGGTAAGPNGAPGMRGGGITPGGGGAPGMQGGRGQDGGPGNMLMASKPSDQMVTKLEQNGSDYTWVAAAVGSNSAAGFQLATELPVMPIGGFNGSDPSPNLDQFQQYVAEGKIHYFIGGGRGPGSSGTSTSAQIAQWVQENFTAVDVDGVTMYDLTVGR is encoded by the coding sequence ATGACCACACTGATCGATTCGCGGCCGGCCGCGACGGTTGCCGAGCCGCCCAGCAAACGCGACATCCGGTGGGAATACCCCGCCTTGGCCGTGCTGCTGATCGGCACCGCGGCCGCCTATCTGTGCAATCTCAGCTCGAGCGGCTGGGCCAACTCGTTCTATTCCGCCGCGGTGCAGGCCGGTTCGGTGTCGTGGAAGGCGTTCTTCTTCGGCTCCTCGGATGCCGCGAACTCGATCACTGTCGACAAACCGCCCGCCTCGCTGTGGTTGATGGAACTGTCGGTGCGTGCGTTCGGCCTCAACAGCTGGAGCATTCTCGTTCCGGAAGTACTGCTCGGCGTCGCTTCGGTGGCGCTGCTGTGGGCGACGGTCCGCAGGCCCTTCGGCCCGGCCGCCGGACTGCTCGCCGGACTGGCACTCGCGGTGACTCCCGTCGCGGCGCTGATGTTCCGGTTCAACAATCCGGATGCGCTGCTGGTGTTCTTGATGGTCGCGGCGGCATGGGCGATGACGCGTGCGGTGGCGGACGGGCGCACTCGTTGGCTGGTGCTCACCGGCGTGCTGATCGGATTCGGGTTCCTCACCAAGCAATTGCAGGTGCTGCTCGTTGTGCCCGCGCTGGCGCTGACCTATCTGATCGCAGGTCCACCGAAGCTCGGCAAGCGGATCTGGCAGCTGCTCGCGGCGGGCGCGGCGATGATCGCCGGAGCGGGCTGGTGGCTGCTGATCGTGGAGCTCTGGCCTGCCTCGTCACGACCGTGGATCGGTGGCTCGCACACTAATTCGATCCTCGACCTGACCCTCGGCTACAACGGCCTGGGCCGATTGAACGGCAATGAGCGCGGCAGCGTCGGTCCCGGCGGTGAACTGCCCGCGGGCGGCAACGGAATGTGGGGCAGCGCCGGGATCACCCGCATGTTCGAGCCCGCCCAAGGTGGTCAGATCGCCTGGCTCATCCCGGCCGCACTTGTCGCTCTGGTCGTCGGAATTCTGCTGCGCGGCAAGGCCACTCGCACCGATCAGCAGCGCGCGGCACTCGTCCTCTGGGGTGGCTGGCTGCTGGTGACCGGGCTGGTTTTCAGCTTCATGGCGGGGATTTTCCATCAGTACTACACGGTGGCCCTCGCGCCGGCCGTCGCCGCGTTGGCCGGCGCGGGCGTGGTGCTGCTGTGGCGAGGTCGGCACCGATTGTGGGTCCGATCGGCACTGGCGCTCGCCGTTGGACTCACCACGGCGACTGCGTGGATGTTGTTGTCGCGCAGTGAAAGCTTCGTGCCATGGCTACGGTGGGCGGTGCTCGTTGTCGGCGTGATCGCGACGGTCGCCGTCGCGTTCCCCGCACCCCGCAAGCTTGCGATCGGGTCGGCATTGGCTGTCGCGTTCGTCGGGCTGGCCGGGCCCGTCGCCTACACCGTCGACACTATTGCGACAGGGCATGCGGGGGCGATTCCCTCCGCGGGGCCGAATGTCGGGGGCGGGCATCGTCCGCCGTGGGGCGAGGGCGCGTTCGGGATGAATGGTCCGGACGGCGGACCCGGCGGTGCGATGCCGGGCGCGGACGGACGAAACTCACAGCCCAACAGCCGGATTCCGAATGGTGGTGGGCGGACCGACGGCGGAACTGCGGCCGGACCGAACGGCGCACCTGGGATGCGTGGGGGCGGCATTACACCGGGTGGCGGCGGCGCACCCGGCATGCAGGGCGGCCGAGGCCAAGACGGTGGGCCCGGCAATATGCTCATGGCCAGCAAGCCGAGCGATCAGATGGTCACGAAGCTGGAACAGAACGGAAGCGACTACACCTGGGTCGCCGCCGCGGTCGGCTCCAATAGCGCAGCCGGGTTCCAGCTGGCCACCGAACTGCCGGTAATGCCGATCGGCGGCTTCAACGGCAGCGACCCCTCACCCAATCTCGACCAGTTCCAGCAGTATGTGGCCGAAGGAAAGATCCACTATTTCATCGGTGGCGGCCGCGGGCCGGGTTCCTCCGGCACCTCGACCAGCGCCCAGATCGCGCAGTGGGTGCAGGAGAACTTCACTGCTGTCGATGTAGACGGCGTCACGATGTATGACCTGACAGTCGGACGCTGA
- a CDS encoding MAB_1171c family putative transporter, with product MTSPIPGLITWPVLTGMTLVLAGRWWLLRDSIIDRLINRALAAALIEHLLREAWFEQSLAWLLPGDDSDVVNIARQLSLGATVLAVSNIYGIAKLWAGADPAHTWRRQWRYYLVTITATAVILIAGTPARHADQLIDQALGWPAVVVCIAFSLPLGATALLLGRVCVGEMRAAGSTTWQERALYTAVLGTIVGMGIVAVGYPLGTIISVMTGQPSFDPEMHWEAWSGFFLSAVGATATITVPLISTLLTHIGWDRTGRYCRRLWPMWADLTAAVPEIVLEMRRDHNGRTDPAIRLHRMTVEIRDSLLHLKRYSDSPDDLAATGGDPHIYARRIAEAIATKAAGHPPSASRFTPRHQVQPGARDLTAELRQLLALAKAWPHVRGLTKSP from the coding sequence ATGACCTCCCCGATCCCGGGTCTGATCACCTGGCCCGTCCTGACAGGTATGACGTTGGTGCTCGCCGGCCGGTGGTGGCTGTTGCGGGACAGCATCATCGACCGGCTCATCAACCGCGCGCTCGCCGCCGCTCTCATCGAACACCTGTTGCGGGAGGCATGGTTCGAACAGTCACTGGCCTGGCTGCTGCCCGGCGATGACAGCGACGTGGTGAACATCGCCCGACAGCTCTCGCTGGGAGCAACCGTATTGGCCGTCTCGAATATCTACGGCATTGCCAAGTTGTGGGCAGGCGCCGATCCCGCCCACACGTGGCGCAGGCAGTGGCGCTATTACCTCGTCACGATCACTGCCACCGCCGTCATCCTGATCGCAGGGACGCCCGCCCGCCACGCCGACCAGTTGATCGACCAAGCCCTCGGCTGGCCAGCTGTCGTGGTCTGCATCGCGTTTTCCCTGCCGCTCGGCGCTACAGCCCTGCTCCTCGGCCGGGTATGTGTGGGCGAGATGCGCGCCGCAGGCAGCACCACCTGGCAGGAACGTGCACTGTACACAGCGGTCCTGGGCACCATAGTGGGCATGGGAATCGTAGCGGTCGGATACCCGCTCGGGACCATCATCAGTGTCATGACTGGCCAACCGTCATTCGACCCCGAGATGCACTGGGAAGCATGGAGCGGCTTCTTTCTCTCTGCCGTCGGCGCTACCGCCACGATCACCGTGCCGCTGATCAGCACCCTGCTCACCCACATCGGATGGGACCGCACCGGCCGATACTGCCGCCGCCTGTGGCCGATGTGGGCCGATCTCACCGCAGCCGTACCCGAAATCGTCCTAGAGATGCGGCGCGACCACAACGGCCGAACAGACCCGGCCATCCGTCTGCACCGCATGACGGTCGAGATCCGTGACAGCCTGCTGCATCTCAAGCGCTACAGCGACAGCCCTGACGATCTGGCCGCCACCGGCGGTGACCCACATATCTATGCCCGCCGCATCGCCGAGGCCATTGCCACCAAAGCTGCCGGGCACCCCCCGAGCGCGAGCCGGTTCACGCCCCGGCACCAAGTCCAACCGGGGGCACGGGACCTCACCGCGGAGCTGCGCCAGCTACTCGCACTTGCCAAGGCATGGCCGCACGTCCGCGGCCTGACAAAGTCGCCGTAG
- a CDS encoding D-alanyl-D-alanine carboxypeptidase family protein, with protein MRTFARLLQAAVVGALVVVAGQGVTAAPAASETHIHLPWLTSEPGAVQASGAALADGITGTVLWSRQPHTPVPIASITKVMTALVVINAGDLDRTITVPQEIIAYDTKYDGSNAGLVPGEVLTARQLLYAMMLPSGCDAAYTLAEAYGPGQDGFIAKMNDTAHQMGLAGTHFTDPSGLPAPNDHSTYSTPADLVALGLRAMSLPVFRDIAGSQSYHLPAGPGNRAHLWQTTNRMLRDYPGTVGIKTGYTDAAGTCLLFQTVRAGIPLIGVVLHSSPDSDVAAKDDAERMLNWAYNPILSALPIG; from the coding sequence ATGCGGACATTTGCTCGATTGTTGCAGGCTGCCGTCGTCGGGGCGCTGGTCGTGGTCGCCGGTCAGGGCGTCACGGCCGCCCCCGCCGCGAGCGAAACCCATATTCACTTGCCCTGGCTGACTTCTGAGCCGGGCGCGGTGCAGGCGTCGGGAGCAGCACTGGCAGACGGAATCACCGGCACGGTGCTGTGGTCGCGACAGCCGCACACCCCGGTCCCGATAGCCAGCATCACGAAGGTGATGACGGCACTGGTCGTGATCAACGCCGGCGACCTCGACCGGACCATTACCGTGCCGCAAGAAATCATCGCCTACGACACCAAGTACGACGGAAGCAACGCAGGCCTGGTCCCCGGCGAGGTGCTCACCGCGCGACAGCTCCTCTACGCGATGATGCTGCCGTCCGGCTGCGACGCCGCCTATACCCTTGCCGAGGCCTACGGGCCCGGCCAAGACGGCTTCATCGCCAAAATGAACGACACCGCGCATCAAATGGGCTTGGCGGGAACACATTTCACCGATCCCAGCGGGCTGCCCGCCCCCAACGACCACTCCACCTACTCCACACCGGCGGACCTGGTGGCCCTCGGCCTGCGCGCAATGAGCCTGCCGGTGTTCCGCGACATCGCCGGGTCGCAGAGCTATCACCTGCCCGCCGGCCCGGGCAACCGCGCTCACCTCTGGCAGACCACGAACAGGATGCTGCGCGACTATCCCGGCACTGTCGGCATCAAAACCGGATACACCGACGCTGCGGGAACCTGCCTGTTGTTCCAGACCGTCAGGGCAGGAATACCGCTGATCGGTGTTGTCCTGCACAGCTCACCCGACAGTGACGTCGCGGCAAAGGACGACGCCGAGCGCATGTTGAACTGGGCCTACAACCCGATCCTGAGCGCGCTGCCGATCGGCTAG
- a CDS encoding Imm32 family immunity protein: MRVEEFSDGMVDVSGSAEEFEGLAAVVARGEGRFETEDLAAVEVGSDAGPRLLVQVVAQRRVLLLVGDRESRALLAEDLRSVGSMTDGGHQHIEYYEDFGYLRKGSAPLVLNSPHGGMPQP, encoded by the coding sequence ATGAGGGTCGAGGAGTTCAGCGACGGCATGGTCGACGTCAGCGGTTCTGCGGAGGAGTTCGAAGGTCTGGCCGCCGTAGTGGCTCGGGGCGAGGGGAGGTTCGAGACCGAGGATCTCGCGGCTGTCGAAGTCGGTTCGGACGCTGGTCCTCGGCTGCTCGTCCAGGTCGTCGCGCAGCGCCGGGTCCTGCTGCTGGTGGGGGACCGGGAGAGCCGAGCGCTCCTTGCGGAGGACCTCCGCAGCGTGGGGTCCATGACCGACGGCGGGCATCAGCACATCGAGTACTACGAGGACTTCGGCTACCTGCGGAAGGGTTCGGCGCCTCTGGTGCTCAACAGTCCGCACGGAGGCATGCCGCAGCCGTAG
- a CDS encoding alpha/beta fold hydrolase — protein MTAKLRRFVLIPGAGGVGWYWSRVAAGLTDAGHRAIPVDLPGDDEGSGLAEYRDIVLEHAVDGDVIVAQSLGAFTAGPVCEQITPSALVFVNAMIPMSGETAGQWWDHVGSIDARNAAADANGYSREFDLETYFLHDVRPEIALEGEPYQRPESDRVFAEPCPFGAWPQAPIHVLAGADDRFFPVALQQRVARERLGLEADIVPGGHLVALSNPGGVVDYLLNR, from the coding sequence ATGACCGCGAAGTTGCGCAGATTTGTCTTGATCCCGGGTGCCGGCGGGGTCGGTTGGTATTGGAGCCGCGTGGCGGCCGGTCTGACCGACGCGGGCCACCGCGCAATTCCGGTCGATTTGCCGGGTGACGACGAGGGCTCGGGGCTCGCGGAATACCGCGATATCGTGCTCGAGCACGCGGTAGACGGCGACGTGATCGTGGCCCAGTCGCTCGGTGCGTTCACTGCGGGCCCGGTGTGCGAACAGATCACCCCGTCGGCACTGGTGTTCGTCAACGCGATGATTCCGATGTCCGGTGAAACGGCGGGACAGTGGTGGGACCACGTCGGATCAATCGACGCCCGCAACGCTGCCGCCGACGCCAATGGCTACAGCCGCGAATTCGACCTGGAGACATACTTTCTCCACGACGTCCGACCGGAGATTGCGCTCGAGGGAGAGCCGTATCAACGCCCCGAGTCCGATCGGGTCTTCGCCGAGCCGTGTCCCTTCGGCGCTTGGCCGCAGGCGCCGATCCATGTCCTGGCCGGTGCTGATGACCGCTTCTTCCCGGTCGCTCTGCAGCAACGGGTCGCCCGCGAGCGGCTCGGACTCGAAGCCGACATCGTCCCCGGCGGTCACCTCGTTGCCTTGTCGAACCCGGGCGGCGTCGTCGACTACCTACTCAACCGTTGA
- a CDS encoding SDR family oxidoreductase → MSSTEIRPSRPTVLVTGATGAVGRHLVTTLLARGAAVRALTRKPEDAILPEAVEVVAGDLADASTLGRHVFRGVDRAFIFPARGIDVFLDAAVAAGVHRFTVLSSLAAAMEFPRDRGSASQLHHSAVEAAITDRTDAWTILRPGIFANNLLEWRWQISSGAPIRAPYLASAQAPIHEYDVADAAAETLLSDDHIGQIIPITGPQALTRTEQVATISAALGRQLPLTEITPDEFRAETAQFIPQPIMKMLLDYWSDTLTTPDQVRPATAVTGKPGRTLAEWATDHRADFGA, encoded by the coding sequence ATGAGCAGCACAGAGATTCGCCCCTCCCGCCCGACCGTTCTTGTCACCGGCGCGACCGGCGCCGTCGGCCGCCACCTCGTCACCACCCTCCTCGCCCGCGGTGCCGCAGTCCGCGCCCTGACCCGCAAACCCGAGGACGCGATCCTGCCCGAGGCGGTCGAAGTCGTCGCGGGCGACCTCGCCGACGCCTCGACCCTCGGCCGGCATGTGTTCCGGGGCGTCGATCGCGCCTTCATCTTCCCGGCACGCGGCATCGACGTTTTCCTCGACGCGGCCGTCGCCGCCGGCGTGCACCGCTTCACGGTCCTGTCCTCGCTGGCTGCGGCGATGGAATTTCCCCGTGACCGCGGCTCGGCAAGCCAGCTGCACCACAGCGCCGTCGAAGCCGCCATCACCGATCGCACCGACGCGTGGACGATCCTGCGCCCCGGCATCTTCGCCAACAACCTGCTCGAATGGCGGTGGCAGATCAGCTCGGGCGCACCCATCCGCGCACCGTACCTGGCATCCGCGCAAGCACCGATCCACGAATACGACGTCGCCGATGCCGCCGCCGAAACGCTGCTGTCCGACGACCACATCGGGCAGATCATCCCGATCACCGGTCCGCAGGCACTCACCCGCACCGAGCAGGTCGCCACGATCAGTGCGGCACTCGGCCGACAGCTCCCCCTGACCGAGATCACCCCCGACGAATTCCGCGCCGAGACAGCGCAATTCATCCCCCAGCCGATCATGAAAATGCTGCTCGACTACTGGAGCGACACCCTCACCACCCCCGACCAGGTACGTCCCGCCACCGCCGTGACCGGCAAGCCCGGACGCACCCTGGCCGAGTGGGCCACCGACCACCGCGCCGACTTCGGCGCCTGA
- a CDS encoding histidine phosphatase family protein, with amino-acid sequence MQDVYVVSHPHAEHTQLNLVGGWHDSHLTARGRRDAHLVAEELKRRRDTPRPIRITTSDLARCAETATILATTLSAPVTTDPRLREISFGEAEGRPNDWLAQRQVPAPEDNRLDHRGPILGAETRREVATRVGACIRELMTDTVHDHVVVTHGYALTFVITTWMQIPVDAVGFASFATTPGAITHLRLDDYWRNRALLSLADTSHLTPIRPER; translated from the coding sequence ATGCAGGATGTCTACGTGGTGAGCCACCCGCACGCGGAGCACACGCAACTCAATCTTGTTGGCGGGTGGCACGACTCGCATCTGACTGCGCGTGGCCGACGCGATGCGCACCTGGTTGCCGAAGAGCTGAAACGCCGCCGCGACACACCGCGGCCGATCCGCATCACAACATCCGACCTTGCCCGATGCGCCGAAACCGCCACGATTCTCGCCACAACACTCTCCGCCCCCGTCACCACAGACCCCCGGCTTCGCGAGATCAGCTTCGGCGAGGCCGAAGGCCGACCGAACGACTGGCTCGCACAGCGGCAGGTGCCTGCACCCGAGGACAACCGGCTCGACCACCGGGGCCCCATCCTCGGTGCCGAGACCCGGCGCGAAGTCGCAACCCGGGTCGGGGCATGCATACGCGAACTGATGACCGACACCGTTCATGACCACGTCGTGGTCACTCACGGATACGCGCTGACGTTCGTCATCACCACCTGGATGCAGATCCCCGTCGACGCGGTCGGATTCGCATCCTTCGCGACAACACCGGGCGCGATCACCCACCTGCGCCTGGACGACTACTGGCGCAACCGAGCCCTGCTCAGCCTCGCCGACACCTCCCACCTGACACCGATCAGACCTGAACGGTGA
- a CDS encoding IPT/TIG domain-containing protein yields MSMLEITKLSTDEALVSGGTEVIVTGRGFQGASRVFFEDQNSKQYDVQKYTVDSDSRITLVSPDTKGTTGTFHIFIVVGGKESMVPEVHGVVPDSDTTRSTGTFGGTRTMVRSCAAEIDVTHRRMADILWDDFIRAQQEPVQL; encoded by the coding sequence ATGTCGATGCTTGAAATCACCAAACTGAGCACTGACGAGGCCCTGGTAAGTGGCGGTACCGAGGTCATCGTGACCGGGCGGGGTTTCCAAGGAGCCAGCCGGGTGTTCTTCGAAGATCAGAACTCGAAGCAATACGACGTGCAGAAGTACACGGTGGACAGTGATAGCCGCATCACGCTGGTCAGTCCTGACACAAAGGGCACGACCGGCACGTTCCACATCTTCATCGTCGTCGGCGGGAAAGAATCCATGGTTCCGGAGGTTCACGGCGTGGTTCCTGACAGCGACACTACGCGCAGCACAGGAACATTCGGAGGCACCCGAACGATGGTTCGCAGCTGCGCCGCCGAGATTGATGTGACGCATCGCCGCATGGCGGATATCCTCTGGGACGACTTCATTCGAGCGCAGCAGGAGCCCGTTCAGTTGTAG
- a CDS encoding carboxymuconolactone decarboxylase family protein codes for MFSGQPVPDAARLVFYRPDFYGAWAKKFTHDAMRGPSAWPVADRELMAAFVSKVNESAFCIGAHTATAGQAYQDGAKVRAVLSDVESAPIDDGLRATLRMLGNLTRAGTIGVEDMREVLSTGVTRRQVEDALAVCAAFNTTDRLADAFGFELLSPAGFEAGAKYLLKRGYR; via the coding sequence GTGTTTTCTGGCCAGCCGGTGCCGGACGCCGCCAGGCTGGTCTTCTACCGGCCCGACTTTTACGGTGCCTGGGCGAAGAAGTTCACCCACGACGCGATGCGTGGGCCGTCCGCTTGGCCGGTCGCCGACCGAGAGCTGATGGCGGCCTTCGTGTCGAAGGTCAACGAAAGCGCGTTCTGTATCGGCGCACACACCGCGACCGCAGGGCAGGCATACCAGGACGGCGCGAAGGTCCGAGCGGTGCTGTCCGACGTGGAATCGGCACCCATCGACGACGGGCTGCGGGCGACACTGCGGATGCTCGGCAATCTGACCAGGGCAGGAACGATCGGCGTCGAGGACATGCGGGAAGTGTTGTCCACAGGTGTCACACGCCGGCAGGTCGAGGACGCGCTGGCGGTCTGCGCCGCATTCAACACGACCGACCGGCTCGCCGACGCCTTCGGCTTCGAACTGCTCAGCCCCGCGGGCTTCGAGGCAGGAGCCAAGTACCTGCTCAAACGGGGCTACCGATAG